A portion of the Alistipes sp. ZOR0009 genome contains these proteins:
- a CDS encoding sodium-translocating pyrophosphatase — protein MKKKHVISLATLLFPFASFASEADLKIPDLSQSQNTILMWGVVVCILGLVFGLYQFIRVKKAKAHQSMLDVSNVIFETCKTYLIQQGKFLFWLFLIIASCVTFYFGYLQSKGVADVALILAWTIIGILGSYGVAWFGIRMNTLANSRMAFASLERNPLKLLNIPLNAGMSIGVVLICIELIMMLIILTLMPRELAGACFIGFAIGESLGASALRIAGGIFTKIADIGSDLMKVVFKIGEDDPRNPGVIADCTGDNAGDSVGPTADGFETYGVTGVALISFIVLAVGMVPGIDEAARVTLQATFLTWIFAMRILMIITSVTAFGINNLVSKALYSKSDDIDFEKPLTNLVWITSILSIVATFGASYLLIGPSSVVAKYGDNLWILLSIIISCGTLGGAIIPEFTKIFTSPKSAHVQEVVQAGREGGASLTILSGFVAGNFSAFWKGMVFIALMFIAFYTSSFGLDSIMIYSSIFAFGLVAFGLLGMGPVTIAVDSYGPVTDNAQSVYELSLIEDIKDVDKEIERDFGFKPDFEKAKYYLEANDGAGNTFKATAKPVLIGTAVVGATTMIFSLILVIKNVLGVEPEAILNILNPWTILGFMAGGAIIYWFTGASTQAVTTGAYRAVEYIKRNINLDPNAEKKASVEKSKEVVKICTQYAQSGMWNIFSAIFLFALAFAFISGREIVGAEPKIAFAATSFFVSYLIGTAVFGLFQAVFMANAGGSWDNAKKVVEVDLKQKGTDLHAATVVGDTVGDPFKDTSSVAINPIIKFTTLFGLLAMEIAITPDFRPYAPYVGIVLLIGALYFVWRSFYKMRIETTAEEPEMGSTCCNEEQKLKAEKVS, from the coding sequence ATGAAAAAAAAACATGTTATTTCGCTAGCAACTTTGCTATTCCCATTTGCATCATTTGCAAGTGAGGCCGACCTAAAAATTCCCGACCTATCTCAGAGTCAGAACACAATCTTAATGTGGGGAGTTGTTGTATGTATTCTTGGATTGGTATTTGGCCTATACCAGTTTATCCGCGTAAAAAAGGCGAAAGCTCACCAATCCATGCTCGATGTGTCGAATGTTATATTCGAAACGTGTAAGACCTACCTCATTCAGCAGGGTAAGTTTCTTTTTTGGTTATTTTTGATTATCGCATCATGCGTTACATTCTACTTTGGATACCTACAAAGTAAAGGTGTAGCAGATGTTGCGCTAATATTGGCTTGGACCATTATAGGAATTTTAGGTTCTTACGGCGTTGCCTGGTTTGGTATTAGAATGAATACCTTGGCCAACAGCCGCATGGCGTTTGCTTCGCTAGAGCGCAACCCGCTTAAGCTGCTTAACATCCCGCTAAATGCTGGTATGAGCATTGGCGTGGTGCTTATCTGTATCGAGCTCATTATGATGCTTATCATTTTGACGCTTATGCCTCGCGAGCTGGCTGGTGCCTGCTTCATTGGATTCGCCATTGGTGAGTCGCTAGGAGCTTCGGCCCTTCGTATCGCAGGAGGTATCTTCACCAAGATTGCCGACATCGGTTCGGACCTTATGAAGGTAGTATTCAAAATTGGCGAAGACGACCCTCGCAACCCTGGTGTTATTGCCGACTGTACTGGTGATAACGCAGGCGACAGCGTTGGCCCTACTGCCGACGGATTTGAGACCTACGGAGTTACCGGCGTTGCGCTTATCTCGTTCATCGTTTTGGCCGTTGGTATGGTACCCGGCATCGACGAGGCAGCCAGAGTTACCCTACAGGCAACCTTCCTTACCTGGATCTTTGCAATGCGTATCCTTATGATTATTACCTCGGTGACCGCTTTCGGTATTAACAACCTGGTAAGTAAGGCGCTATACAGCAAGAGCGACGATATCGACTTCGAGAAACCGCTTACCAACCTTGTGTGGATTACCTCCATCCTATCTATTGTAGCCACCTTTGGTGCCAGCTACCTGCTTATCGGACCATCATCGGTGGTTGCTAAGTACGGTGATAACCTATGGATCCTGCTATCCATCATCATCAGCTGCGGAACCCTTGGTGGTGCCATCATCCCCGAGTTTACCAAGATCTTTACCAGCCCCAAGTCGGCTCACGTACAAGAGGTGGTACAGGCAGGCCGCGAAGGTGGCGCATCGCTTACCATCCTTTCGGGCTTTGTGGCCGGTAACTTCTCGGCATTCTGGAAAGGAATGGTATTCATTGCTCTTATGTTTATTGCCTTCTACACCAGCTCGTTTGGACTAGATAGCATAATGATCTACTCATCCATCTTTGCCTTTGGCTTGGTGGCCTTTGGCTTGCTTGGCATGGGACCTGTTACCATTGCGGTTGACAGCTACGGACCAGTAACCGACAACGCACAATCGGTATACGAGCTTTCGCTTATCGAAGATATTAAGGATGTTGATAAGGAGATTGAAAGAGACTTCGGCTTTAAGCCAGACTTTGAGAAGGCTAAGTACTACCTCGAAGCCAACGACGGTGCCGGAAACACCTTTAAGGCAACCGCTAAGCCAGTGCTTATTGGTACGGCCGTTGTAGGTGCCACCACCATGATCTTCTCGCTTATCCTTGTAATTAAGAACGTGCTTGGCGTAGAGCCAGAGGCTATTCTTAACATCCTTAACCCTTGGACCATCCTCGGATTTATGGCTGGTGGAGCAATCATCTACTGGTTTACCGGCGCATCGACCCAAGCAGTTACCACCGGTGCCTACCGTGCCGTAGAGTATATCAAGCGTAACATCAACCTCGACCCCAACGCAGAGAAAAAAGCCTCTGTTGAGAAGTCGAAAGAGGTGGTTAAGATTTGTACCCAGTACGCACAAAGCGGCATGTGGAACATCTTCTCGGCCATCTTCCTATTTGCCCTTGCCTTTGCCTTTATCTCAGGACGCGAGATTGTAGGTGCCGAGCCTAAGATTGCCTTTGCCGCCACCTCCTTCTTTGTTAGCTACCTTATTGGTACAGCCGTATTCGGCCTATTCCAAGCCGTATTTATGGCCAACGCCGGTGGAAGCTGGGATAACGCCAAGAAGGTGGTAGAGGTAGACCTAAAGCAGAAGGGTACCGACCTGCACGCCGCAACTGTTGTGGGCGATACCGTAGGCGATCCATTTAAGGATACCTCTTCGGTTGCCATCAACCCAATTATTAAGTTTACCACGCTGTTTGGGCTACTTGCAATGGAAATTGCCATTACCCCCGACTTTAGACCTTACGCTCCCTACGTGGGTATCGTACTCCTTATCGGAGCACTATACTTTGTATGGAGATCGTTCTACAAAATGAGAATTGAAACTACTGCAGAGGAACCAGAAATGGGTAGCACCTGCTGCAACGAAGAGCAGAAGCTAAAAGCCGAAAAGGTTAGCTAG